In Deltaproteobacteria bacterium, a single genomic region encodes these proteins:
- a CDS encoding long-chain-acyl-CoA synthetase has protein sequence MPQLKQLTKYIKQTYQLARFATDLPKLIPTAKVNPALLLQQLAKKQPTALALAFENQRYTWRQMNARANQYAAFFKKQGVRSGDVVALMMDNRPDYLFCVMGLNRIGAITSLINTNLKGDALEHALQACGSTRLFLGTEHIPTFEDSPCAKNSDLKVWLHAPAGQETSQDCVNKSIDGCSPRTTDYRYTPRGEDVYCYIYTSGTTGLPKAAVIRNQRMLGANVFFGHLVHQSTPGSLIYVPLPLYHSNAMLLGFGSSLATGAAIGLRQKFSASGFWPDVQNFRATSFVYIGELCRYLLNTPSVPQERGHELQVAVGNGLRPDIWEEFQERFEIPTIREFYGSTEGNAPAINFSGKPGMIGRLAPSMVVVQCDPTSGEIHRDARGHAKAVNAGESGLLLGKISKLTTFEGYVDKKATAKKLEHDLFKSGDRYFNTGDLVKLHEGRWLSFEDRLGDTFRWKGENVSTTQVAETLNGAQGVLESNVYGVAVEKTEGKAGMVALTTNDDFDIKKFAHFVKDELAAYQRPVFVRIIQGGMRVTGTFKHQKTDYRKEGFNPKLVQDPLYYLSAGNYLPVDAKAYKAIHQGEESI, from the coding sequence ATGCCCCAGCTGAAACAACTCACAAAATATATCAAGCAGACTTATCAACTCGCGCGGTTCGCAACGGACCTACCGAAACTGATTCCTACAGCGAAGGTGAACCCAGCACTCCTTTTGCAGCAGCTGGCTAAGAAACAGCCTACTGCGCTCGCTCTCGCGTTTGAGAATCAGCGTTACACCTGGCGGCAAATGAACGCGCGGGCCAACCAGTACGCAGCCTTTTTTAAAAAACAAGGGGTACGCTCGGGCGACGTTGTTGCGCTGATGATGGACAATCGGCCCGATTACCTCTTTTGCGTCATGGGTCTGAACCGAATCGGCGCCATCACGTCGCTGATCAATACCAATCTCAAAGGCGATGCTTTAGAGCACGCGCTTCAAGCCTGTGGCAGCACACGCTTATTTTTGGGCACCGAGCACATTCCAACCTTTGAAGATTCACCATGCGCCAAAAACTCCGATCTTAAAGTATGGCTCCACGCTCCCGCCGGACAAGAAACCAGTCAAGACTGTGTGAATAAGTCGATCGACGGTTGCTCACCACGCACCACCGACTACCGGTATACGCCGCGCGGCGAAGACGTTTATTGTTATATCTATACGTCGGGCACCACTGGGCTGCCGAAAGCTGCAGTCATTCGTAACCAGCGCATGCTCGGTGCAAACGTCTTCTTTGGGCACTTGGTTCATCAGAGTACTCCAGGCAGCCTCATTTATGTTCCGCTGCCCCTCTACCATTCCAACGCCATGTTGTTAGGCTTCGGTTCCTCCTTGGCCACAGGAGCGGCCATTGGACTACGACAGAAGTTCTCAGCGTCTGGTTTCTGGCCGGACGTTCAAAACTTTCGTGCCACGAGCTTCGTTTATATCGGAGAACTTTGCCGCTACCTCCTCAATACTCCTTCGGTTCCTCAAGAGCGTGGTCATGAGCTTCAAGTGGCAGTCGGTAACGGATTACGACCTGACATCTGGGAAGAGTTTCAAGAACGATTTGAGATTCCAACCATTCGCGAGTTCTACGGAAGTACTGAAGGTAACGCTCCTGCCATCAACTTTTCTGGTAAGCCTGGAATGATCGGCAGACTGGCTCCAAGTATGGTCGTGGTGCAATGCGATCCCACCAGTGGAGAGATCCATAGAGACGCCCGTGGGCATGCTAAAGCGGTTAATGCGGGTGAGTCCGGATTACTCCTTGGAAAAATATCTAAGCTCACGACCTTTGAGGGATACGTCGACAAAAAGGCGACCGCTAAAAAACTTGAGCATGACCTTTTTAAATCCGGAGATAGGTATTTTAACACCGGGGATCTGGTCAAACTTCATGAAGGACGCTGGTTAAGCTTTGAAGACAGACTTGGGGATACCTTTCGCTGGAAAGGCGAAAACGTCTCAACCACACAAGTTGCGGAAACCCTCAACGGTGCTCAAGGTGTTCTTGAATCCAATGTGTACGGAGTCGCGGTTGAAAAAACTGAAGGTAAGGCGGGTATGGTAGCCCTTACCACCAATGACGATTTCGACATCAAAAAATTTGCACACTTTGTCAAAGACGAATTGGCGGCCTACCAGCGCCCTGTCTTCGTCAGAATCATTCAGGGCGGGATGCGTGTTACGGGTACATTCAAGCATCAAAAAACAGATTACCGAAAAGAGGGATTTAATCCCAAATTAGTACAAGACCCGCTCTACTACCTTAGCGCAGGAAACTACTTGCCAGTGGACGCCAAGGCCTACAAAGCCATTCATCAAGGCGAAGAAAGTATTTAA